In one window of Brassica rapa cultivar Chiifu-401-42 chromosome A07, CAAS_Brap_v3.01, whole genome shotgun sequence DNA:
- the LOC103830823 gene encoding uncharacterized protein LOC103830823, whose product MALNTASSEEFSFPLLASQDSSQTSGSDSPPLWKHSPEKTRLGYDDGRLIIGRYNDDDGQRKSFSYVETRSLWNVNAEEKMDMLWEELNEEAPPPPRSQSLRIDLGGDKRSSLFPDESSAVGCGMKLTKKRPSTKMKMSTNVLVLMRVLKKILVIRSSSQRSPAKTNPP is encoded by the coding sequence ATGGCTCTGAACACTGCGTCTTCCGAAGAATTTAGTTTTCCATTGCTTGCTTCCCAAGATTCTTCCCAAACTTCCGGCTCCGATTCACCTCCATTGTGGAAACACTCGCCGGAGAAAACCCGCCTAGGATATGACGACGGGAGATTAATCATCGGAAGATACAACGATGATGACGGTCAGAGGAAGAGCTTCTCTTATGTGGAAACGAGAAGTCTTTGGAACGTTAATGCAGAGGAGAAAATGGATATGTTGTGGGAAGAACTCAACGAAGAAGCACCGCCTCCGCCGAGAAGCCAGAGTCTCAGGATCGATCTCGGCGGAGATAAGAGATCGTCTTTGTTTCCCGACGAGAGCTCCGCCGTGGGATGCGGTATGAAGTTGACAAAGAAGAGACCGTCAACAAAGATGAAGATGAGTACGAACGTGTTGGTGTTGATGAGGGTACTGAAGAAGATTCTTGTTATTCGGAGTTCGTCTCAGAGATCACCGGCGAAAACTAATCCACCGTGA